The following coding sequences are from one Danio rerio strain Tuebingen ecotype United States chromosome 21, GRCz12tu, whole genome shotgun sequence window:
- the rbm11 gene encoding RNA binding motif protein 11 isoform X1 gives MSRHLSLSNKTIIVGNLHRCVTEEILFELFLQAGPVDKVHISRDGQQLPYACVYYKHAEAVPYAVELLNGIWLYGQPIKLQCNNGGHYHRSDVFAFHMENGLITNRDNMVSNLNGSPGVESHSNGWSDMVYSRPLDACSPAVWYCPPLQQWMDSGYPPWTSCLNENVLLCRSAGAKRRPYGGHSSNTPTPLTPTHAQYFTKSDCTL, from the exons ATGTCGAGGCATTTATCCTTATCAAACAAGACCATCATTGTGGGAAACCTCCACAGATGTGTGACGGAGGAGATTCTGTTTGAATTGTTTCTTCAG GCTGGACCGGTGGACAAGGTGCATATATCCAGAGATGGACAGCAGTTGCCTTATGCATGCGTTTATTATAAGCATGCCGAAGCTGTTCCCTATGCAGTTGAACTTCTCAATGGAATCTGGCTGTATGGGCAACCAATCAAGTTACAGTGTAATAATG GAGGCCATTATCATAGGAGTGACGTGTTTGCATTCCACATGGAGAATGGACTGATAACAAACAG GGATAATATGGTTTCCAATTTAAATGGGAGTCCAGGTGTGGAGAGTCATTCTAATGGTTGGAGTGACATG GTGTACAGCAGACCTCTGGATGCATGTTCTCCAGCTGTGTGGTACTGTCCTCCTCTCCAGCAGTGGATGGATTCTGGATATCCTCCTTGGACGTCCTgcctgaatgagaatgtgttgCTCTGTAGGTCAGCAGGTGCCAAA AGACGACCATACGGTGGGCACTCTTCAAACACCCCGACCCCTCTTACACCCACACATGCACAGTATTTTACTAAATCAGACTGTACGCTGTAA
- the rbm11 gene encoding RNA binding motif protein 11 (The RefSeq protein has 2 substitutions compared to this genomic sequence): MSRHLSLSNKTIIVGNLHRCVTEEILFELFLQAGPVDKVHISRDGQQSPYACVYYKHAEAVPYAVELLNGIWLYGQPIKLQCNNGGHYHRSDVFAFHMENGLITNSADSAYRDNMVSNLNGCPGVESHSNGWSDMVYSRPLDACSPAVWYCPPLQQWMDSGYPPWTSCLNENVLLCRSAGAKRRPYGGHSSNTPTPLTPTHAQYFTKSDCTL; encoded by the exons ATGTCGAGGCATTTATCCTTATCAAACAAGACCATCATTGTGGGAAACCTCCACAGATGTGTGACGGAGGAGATTCTGTTTGAATTGTTTCTTCAG GCTGGACCGGTGGACAAGGTGCATATATCCAGAGATGGACAGCAGTTGCCTTATGCATGCGTTTATTATAAGCATGCCGAAGCTGTTCCCTATGCAGTTGAACTTCTCAATGGAATCTGGCTGTATGGGCAACCAATCAAGTTACAGTGTAATAATG GAGGCCATTATCATAGGAGTGACGTGTTTGCATTCCACATGGAGAATGGACTGATAACAAACAG TGCTGATTCTGCTTATAGGGATAATATGGTTTCCAATTTAAATGGGAGTCCAGGTGTGGAGAGTCATTCTAATGGTTGGAGTGACATG GTGTACAGCAGACCTCTGGATGCATGTTCTCCAGCTGTGTGGTACTGTCCTCCTCTCCAGCAGTGGATGGATTCTGGATATCCTCCTTGGACGTCCTgcctgaatgagaatgtgttgCTCTGTAGGTCAGCAGGTGCCAAA AGACGACCATACGGTGGGCACTCTTCAAACACCCCGACCCCTCTTACACCCACACATGCACAGTATTTTACTAAATCAGACTGTACGCTGTAA